GAAACATGAAATCCACAGCCAacgcgagagggagagagagagtgagagagacagagacagattTTGGCTCTCTCGAACTTGCTCACTCTCACCAAAAAACTCAATCACCTGCAACAAAACCAAAAGacacagaggagagagagagagagagagagagagagagtgctgTGTGTGTATGGTGTTTGATGGATATGTCGAGACTTAAATGGAGGTAGCAGGAGTTTGCAGATactgagaggagagagaaagagcggACGACCCATGGCGGCGTCGCAGGGCGAGAGAGAGCTGTAAATTCCATGGCCCTTTAATGCAGAGAGTAgcgagacagagagacagaaagagagagagcaggaaagaaggaagaaaggtgAAATGAATTGAAGGCTCTGCCACAGAATCGTCCGACGTGTGTCTCACAAAAAGAACCCATCAGCAATTATACACACCCAACTCCCTCTCACCATTATAATCCATTAAACCTCGCTCCCACGCACCACACCCGTTTGAACTCTGCTTGAATTCTCCATCTTCTAGGGTTTTTCAGCTTctggaaggaggaaggaggagaaagatagGAGGATCGTGCGCTCTGATATGGATTTGAATTCCCAGTCGAAATCGAGATTTGTCCGGTCAATCGTCGCGAAATGGCTGGGTTCATTCCattaggaggaggaggaggaggagctgctAGATCAGCAgcaggagcaggaggaggaggaggaggaggagatcagCAGATCAACCACCCACAAGCCACGGCCACCGCCGAAATTCCTTGGTTCTATTACCCGAGAAGCAACGTGGACGACGTGGGAACGTCGTCGACTTACAAGGGTTTGGAGCTATGGCATCAAAACCAGCCGCAAACCCAACAACAGCTACACTTCTTctcgcagcagcagcaggatCTCTACGCATCGGCCGCGGGCCTCGGGGTGGGGcccagcggcggcggcggcagcggtaGGGGCTCGATCAACGTCTTCTCCGACGAGAGCTCGAGATCGGGAGGAGGCTTCACGACGTCGACCTCGGCGGCGACAACGGGCGGGGGGATGAGGGGGAATCAGCTGCCAGGACTGCGGCAACCAGGCCAAGAAGGACTGCCCGCACCTGCGCTGTCGGACCTGCTGCAAGAGCCGCGGGTTTGACTGCTCGACCCACGTGAAGAGCACCTGGGTCCCTGCAGCGAAGCGGCGGGAGCGGCAGCAGCAGCTCGCCGCCCTGAAGGAGCACCACCACCAGGAGCAGCGGTTGCAGCTTCGAGGCGAGGCGTCGAAACGGCAGAGGGATGATCGCGGGAGGCCTAACAGCTCAGGTATATGTATGTACATAAGTACACGCGTGTGCTTCTTCTTGGGTGACTCTGGGCAAGAGAATTAGTCAACCTGTTTTCGCTTTCAGGATCACTCTCCgcactgagagagagagagagagtcagggATTTGGTGGGCTTGAGTTGAGATAAAGAACATGTTTTCAGCTATTATCATTACTTCTAGTACCCAACGAGCTGGGGATCGTATCGTTTGCGTGTGTGGTGCTCGACCTCCATAAGAAATCTGAAGACCc
Above is a window of Eucalyptus grandis isolate ANBG69807.140 chromosome 9, ASM1654582v1, whole genome shotgun sequence DNA encoding:
- the LOC104419685 gene encoding LOW QUALITY PROTEIN: protein SHI RELATED SEQUENCE 1 (The sequence of the model RefSeq protein was modified relative to this genomic sequence to represent the inferred CDS: inserted 2 bases in 1 codon) translates to MAGFIPLGGGGGGAARSAAGAGGGGGGGDQQINHPQATATAEIPWFYYPRSNVDDVGTSSTYKGLELWHQNQPQTQQQLHFFSQQQQDLYASAAGLGVGPSGGGGSGRGSINVFSDESSRSGGGFTTSTSAATTGGGMXGGISCQDCGNQAKKDCPHLRCRTCCKSRGFDCSTHVKSTWVPAAKRRERQQQLAALKEHHHQEQRLQLRGEASKRQRDDRGRPNSSGLELVGNFPAEVSSPAVFRCVKVSSVDDPDEQFAYQTAVNIGGHVFRGILYDHGPDHPSYTNVAAGDSSSGGGGGGGLVQPLDLIAAAATAAASPITNAESAHVSSATAPFFDSASLYPPPLSTYMAGTQFFPHPRS